From one Nonomuraea polychroma genomic stretch:
- a CDS encoding helix-turn-helix transcriptional regulator, producing MSTDQHPRVDHSPLHDLSGCARLLGWPRPLLWWRIRTGVFPAHTSQHNGHPRWRESDVYRWAATHAARELASRIPVTYWPDATAPAPYDGSHRMERATLLCWHTQLGPLWLVWPDPEYAHETALQRARYEVGAEAAAIVAVRSDFTAFGPALQAILPDTGVVYEPAWPQLSRILGQPAPYWPYMLRIGDLLTAWRPAAAKASAATIPELNVVPLLRLAAVLDDGSPAQQVLVNLARIAQHRASTSAEGDLQMLADAVEPGTTVVAAIPLNVPDVDSSDLDEAVRRVGWLEILGRDDILALQCVQEAMKWDGGDDFPYSNPETIDTRTTCGAEWARRLVPSTRTAAFEIMHHGHWTDGDAGCLIDPETDAPVMRTPTGNMDTAIPRRLPASSPLAEIILDQTIWVRTQDGILYPAPKHSYYGLSWGYPGVGPGTLALLIHHLLDDINAPGARGASGAPEGLDALTETDWPKGTVLSRAQLEASRAGRPPESPGSNAPPGATS from the coding sequence ATGAGCACCGACCAGCATCCCCGCGTGGACCACTCTCCCCTGCACGACTTGTCCGGATGCGCCCGCTTGCTCGGCTGGCCGCGGCCGTTGTTGTGGTGGCGGATCCGGACAGGCGTCTTCCCTGCACATACCAGCCAACACAACGGACATCCGAGATGGCGCGAAAGCGACGTCTATCGGTGGGCAGCCACCCATGCTGCCCGCGAGCTGGCCAGCCGCATCCCGGTCACCTACTGGCCAGATGCCACCGCGCCGGCGCCCTACGACGGAAGCCACCGGATGGAGCGTGCCACCCTTCTGTGCTGGCATACCCAGCTTGGCCCGCTGTGGCTGGTATGGCCCGACCCGGAATACGCCCATGAAACCGCCCTGCAGCGAGCCCGCTACGAAGTCGGCGCCGAGGCTGCGGCGATCGTGGCCGTTCGCAGCGACTTCACCGCCTTCGGCCCTGCGCTGCAAGCGATCCTGCCCGACACCGGCGTCGTCTACGAGCCCGCATGGCCACAGCTGTCCCGCATACTCGGTCAACCAGCGCCATACTGGCCATACATGCTGCGCATCGGCGATCTGCTGACCGCCTGGCGGCCAGCCGCCGCCAAGGCGTCCGCCGCCACCATTCCCGAGCTGAATGTCGTGCCGCTGCTGCGGCTGGCTGCCGTTCTCGACGATGGCAGTCCGGCGCAACAGGTCTTGGTGAACCTCGCCAGGATCGCCCAGCATCGCGCCAGCACCTCGGCCGAGGGGGACTTGCAGATGCTGGCCGACGCCGTTGAGCCGGGCACCACCGTGGTGGCCGCCATTCCCTTGAACGTGCCCGACGTCGACAGCTCCGACCTCGATGAAGCGGTGCGGCGCGTCGGATGGCTGGAGATCCTCGGCCGCGACGACATCCTTGCGCTGCAGTGCGTCCAGGAGGCGATGAAGTGGGACGGTGGCGACGATTTTCCCTACAGCAACCCGGAAACCATCGATACCCGTACCACCTGCGGTGCCGAATGGGCCCGGCGCCTGGTACCTAGCACACGCACCGCAGCTTTCGAAATCATGCACCACGGCCACTGGACGGACGGGGACGCAGGATGCCTGATCGACCCCGAAACCGACGCTCCAGTCATGCGCACCCCCACCGGAAACATGGACACCGCCATCCCACGTAGGCTGCCCGCCAGCAGCCCTCTGGCCGAGATCATCTTGGATCAGACCATCTGGGTGCGCACCCAAGACGGCATCCTCTACCCCGCGCCCAAGCACTCCTACTACGGCCTCAGCTGGGGCTATCCAGGAGTTGGCCCCGGGACGCTGGCGCTACTGATACACCACTTGCTCGACGACATCAACGCGCCCGGAGCGCGTGGCGCCTCTGGAGCTCCCGAGGGCTTGGACGCCCTCACCGAAACCGACTGGCCAAAAGGCACCGTACTAAGCCGCGCCCAGCTCGAAGCATCTCGTGCCGGACGCCCGCCGGAAAGCCCGGGTAGCAACGCACCGCCTGGAGCGACTTCTTGA
- a CDS encoding helix-turn-helix domain-containing protein: protein MDALFPLDEPVANQQLLVAAREALELTQAQLADRLTKIMGAHPKISQGYVSRVEKGALTVSGDRLEVFATALECTPDLLTADSKIWSLGEGCLYHRNRASTKASTLRTLHARVNLLRLYLQRLAEVAGQRLPEFTWTPMHVGGMDGADEVAQAVRSELGLGRGAVESVTAIAERMGALVVPMSLGGREVDATSLHPPGEAPLFVINTDAPTDRQRFTLGHELGHVACSPDPDEDVEEMAQRFSAELLAPSAELRNDLRAAPITPARLLQLKSTWRISAAEVLRRAVDLAVISDSRYRSINAQISALGWRTGEPEPLPAERPVVVPALVQAAVKAAGGADAAAAAAGTTTDKLRELFGNDVVPHI from the coding sequence ATGGATGCGTTGTTCCCGTTGGATGAGCCCGTGGCGAACCAGCAGTTGCTGGTCGCGGCGCGCGAGGCCCTGGAGCTGACGCAGGCCCAGCTCGCCGACCGGCTCACCAAGATCATGGGCGCCCACCCCAAGATCAGTCAGGGGTATGTGTCCCGGGTGGAAAAGGGCGCCCTGACGGTCAGCGGGGATCGACTGGAGGTGTTCGCGACCGCATTGGAGTGCACGCCGGATCTACTGACAGCCGACTCCAAGATATGGTCACTGGGCGAGGGATGCCTTTACCACCGGAACCGTGCCTCGACCAAAGCCTCGACGCTGCGGACGCTCCACGCCCGGGTCAACCTGCTCCGCCTCTACCTACAGCGCCTCGCAGAGGTCGCGGGGCAGAGGCTGCCGGAGTTCACTTGGACTCCGATGCATGTAGGAGGCATGGACGGCGCGGACGAGGTCGCTCAGGCCGTGCGCTCCGAGCTCGGGCTTGGCCGGGGCGCGGTCGAGTCGGTCACGGCGATCGCTGAACGCATGGGCGCACTGGTGGTGCCGATGTCCCTAGGAGGACGCGAGGTCGACGCGACCAGCCTGCATCCTCCCGGGGAGGCCCCACTCTTCGTGATCAATACCGACGCCCCCACCGATCGCCAGAGATTCACGCTGGGTCACGAGCTCGGCCACGTGGCGTGCTCCCCGGATCCGGACGAGGACGTCGAAGAAATGGCCCAGCGGTTCTCGGCAGAACTACTCGCTCCATCGGCAGAACTGAGGAATGACCTGCGGGCTGCGCCGATCACGCCGGCGCGGCTCTTGCAGCTCAAGTCCACCTGGCGAATCTCCGCAGCCGAGGTGCTTCGCCGAGCAGTGGATCTCGCAGTGATCAGCGACTCGCGGTATCGCAGCATCAACGCCCAGATCTCGGCGCTCGGCTGGCGAACCGGCGAGCCTGAGCCGCTGCCCGCCGAGCGACCCGTGGTGGTCCCGGCTCTGGTCCAGGCCGCGGTGAAGGCAGCCGGTGGGGCAGACGCCGCCGCTGCCGCAGCTGGAACAACTACAGACAAACTGCGTGAGCTGTTCGGTAACGACGTGGTTCCACACATCTGA
- a CDS encoding winged helix-turn-helix domain-containing protein, protein MTLNELRPLSSALFGHRYRLEMLAALVKEETRGGLCISQLANRCKVSSSVYYPSLKLLVSAGVVRRVSRADSDARVYYLPTGNPVWTGLRRMVEDLGVEIELHGTSDRLPEVAG, encoded by the coding sequence GTGACGTTGAACGAGCTGAGACCCCTGTCGTCGGCCTTGTTCGGCCACCGCTATCGGCTGGAGATGCTGGCGGCCCTCGTGAAGGAGGAGACGCGCGGCGGGTTGTGTATCAGTCAGCTCGCCAACCGCTGCAAAGTGTCATCGAGCGTCTACTATCCGTCGCTAAAATTGCTCGTCTCGGCTGGAGTGGTCCGCAGGGTGAGCAGGGCGGACAGTGACGCGAGGGTGTATTACCTGCCAACGGGGAACCCGGTATGGACGGGCTTGCGGAGAATGGTGGAGGATCTTGGGGTGGAGATCGAGCTTCATGGCACGTCCGACCGCCTTCCGGAGGTGGCCGGATGA
- a CDS encoding FAD-dependent oxidoreductase: MRVLVVGAGISGLAAARGLIAAGHEVVVLEQAQGLRLGGGAITLWCNGTAILGDLGVGLEGAGQRLTTLCLRTASGRHVLEFDLEALAERFGSAARVIPRGSLITLLASGLPEGTVRFGVRVMDLRADGDGVRVRTDEGQEYSGDFLVGADGVHSRVRTLVLGGGQAGLTGAAVWQGLTPAPFDPGSTTTLMVGRQGDFGFMGAGDGLMQWFFDVPWSPGAPPEDKPLEMLRRRFAGWGAPVEQVLASLEDGDAEVFPHTRHKVPRRWGDGRCVLLGDAAHGMPPVMAHGTNQALEDVATLVECLGTVPDPRAVVGVYSSRRRRRAALASTVASRALAVSGPRTVMQSEHLIRMNGATPPRLATRGFGLLLRSLSNRI; this comes from the coding sequence GTGCGGGTGCTTGTGGTGGGGGCGGGGATCAGCGGGCTCGCGGCGGCGCGGGGGTTGATCGCCGCGGGGCACGAGGTCGTGGTGCTGGAACAGGCGCAAGGGCTGCGTCTCGGGGGTGGGGCCATCACGTTGTGGTGCAACGGTACGGCGATCCTCGGCGATCTCGGCGTGGGGCTGGAGGGGGCGGGGCAGCGGCTGACGACCTTGTGCCTGCGGACCGCGAGCGGACGCCACGTGCTGGAGTTCGACCTGGAAGCTCTGGCGGAGCGGTTCGGGTCGGCGGCGCGAGTGATCCCGCGCGGGTCGCTGATCACGCTGCTGGCGAGCGGGCTGCCGGAGGGGACCGTACGGTTCGGCGTGCGGGTCATGGATCTGCGGGCCGACGGCGACGGTGTACGGGTGCGGACGGATGAAGGTCAGGAATACAGCGGTGACTTCCTGGTCGGGGCCGACGGGGTGCACTCGCGGGTACGCACCCTTGTGCTGGGCGGTGGTCAGGCGGGCCTGACCGGTGCGGCGGTCTGGCAGGGTCTGACGCCGGCTCCGTTCGATCCCGGTTCGACCACGACGTTGATGGTCGGCCGGCAGGGCGACTTCGGGTTCATGGGCGCGGGCGACGGGCTCATGCAGTGGTTCTTCGACGTGCCGTGGTCGCCGGGCGCGCCGCCGGAGGACAAGCCGCTGGAGATGCTCCGCCGCCGGTTCGCCGGCTGGGGTGCGCCGGTCGAGCAGGTTCTGGCGTCGCTGGAGGACGGTGACGCCGAGGTGTTCCCGCACACCCGGCACAAGGTGCCGCGCCGCTGGGGGGACGGGCGGTGCGTGCTGCTCGGGGACGCGGCGCACGGAATGCCGCCCGTCATGGCGCACGGCACGAACCAGGCGCTCGAGGACGTGGCGACGCTGGTGGAGTGCCTGGGCACCGTACCCGATCCGCGTGCGGTCGTAGGCGTGTACTCCTCCAGGAGGAGGCGGCGGGCGGCCCTGGCCTCCACGGTCGCCTCACGCGCCCTCGCGGTGTCCGGCCCCAGGACGGTGATGCAGAGCGAGCACCTCATCCGGATGAACGGTGCCACACCGCCGCGTCTTGCCACTCGCGGCTTCGGGCTCCTGCTCCGCAGCCTCAGCAATCGGATCTAG
- a CDS encoding S1 family peptidase produces MLRTPALIAIAIGALVVTATPAVSASSSTVSSAGSSAGKPPSGVVDALERDLGITEAQVINRLANEARGNSAAPALRKKLGDRFAGIWYEGAESTFVVASVDPADAAEIRRAGGVARIVPRTLAQLSAVKDSLDRTAPPAAVHSWAISPQDNSVVVAANDTAAAQSWITASGVDAAAVKVEPSAERPRLFYDIRGGDAYYTSEGYRCSVGFAARRGTQLGFTTAGHCGATGVTTTGYNRVAQGTVQISSFPGNDYAWVATNSQWTAPGVVNGYSAGILPVRGATVTQPQGSVCRSGSTTQWRCGTVTALNATVNYPEGTVTGLTRTTVCAEGGDSGGSFISGDQAQGMTSGGSGNCTVGGTTYFQPVGEILSVGGLTLVTAGGTDPPPTGCQGLEETYSGSLTSNASAYQPNGSYYQATVSGTHSACLDGPNGADFDVYLQKWNGSSWSVVARGDSPNPDETISYNGTAGYYRYRVHAYSGSGSYTLGLSRP; encoded by the coding sequence ATGCTTCGCACCCCGGCGCTGATCGCGATCGCGATCGGCGCGTTAGTCGTGACGGCCACCCCCGCCGTCTCCGCATCCTCCTCCACCGTTTCTTCTGCCGGTTCTTCTGCCGGGAAGCCGCCCTCTGGCGTGGTGGACGCGCTGGAACGCGATCTCGGCATCACCGAAGCCCAGGTGATCAACCGCCTGGCGAACGAGGCGCGCGGCAACTCCGCCGCCCCGGCCCTGCGCAAGAAGCTCGGCGACCGCTTCGCCGGCATCTGGTACGAAGGCGCCGAGAGCACCTTCGTCGTGGCCAGCGTCGACCCGGCCGACGCCGCCGAGATCCGCCGCGCGGGCGGCGTGGCCCGCATCGTGCCGCGGACGCTGGCCCAGCTCTCCGCCGTCAAGGACAGCTTGGACCGGACCGCGCCGCCCGCCGCCGTCCACAGCTGGGCCATCTCGCCCCAGGACAACTCGGTCGTCGTGGCGGCGAACGACACGGCGGCGGCACAGTCCTGGATCACCGCCAGCGGCGTGGACGCGGCGGCCGTCAAGGTCGAGCCGTCGGCCGAGCGACCGCGCCTGTTCTACGACATCCGGGGCGGGGACGCGTACTACACCTCGGAGGGTTACCGCTGCTCCGTCGGCTTCGCCGCCAGGCGCGGCACCCAGCTCGGCTTCACCACCGCGGGCCACTGCGGCGCCACGGGCGTGACCACGACCGGCTACAACCGGGTGGCGCAGGGCACGGTCCAGATCTCGTCCTTCCCCGGCAACGACTACGCGTGGGTCGCCACCAACTCACAGTGGACCGCCCCCGGCGTCGTGAACGGCTACAGCGCCGGAATCCTCCCGGTACGCGGCGCCACCGTCACCCAGCCCCAGGGCTCGGTCTGCCGCTCCGGCTCGACCACGCAGTGGCGCTGCGGCACGGTGACCGCGCTCAACGCCACCGTCAACTACCCGGAGGGCACCGTGACCGGGCTGACGCGTACCACGGTGTGCGCCGAGGGCGGCGACTCGGGCGGCTCGTTCATCTCGGGCGACCAGGCGCAGGGCATGACCTCTGGCGGCTCGGGCAACTGCACCGTGGGCGGCACCACGTACTTCCAGCCCGTGGGCGAGATCCTCTCCGTGGGCGGCTTGACCCTGGTCACCGCCGGGGGCACCGACCCGCCGCCGACCGGGTGCCAGGGCCTTGAGGAGACCTACAGCGGGTCGCTGACCTCGAACGCGAGCGCGTACCAGCCGAACGGCTCCTACTACCAGGCGACGGTGTCCGGCACCCACTCCGCCTGCCTCGACGGTCCGAACGGTGCGGACTTCGATGTGTACCTCCAGAAGTGGAATGGCTCGTCATGGTCCGTGGTGGCCAGAGGCGACAGCCCGAATCCCGACGAGACGATCAGCTACAACGGCACCGCCGGTTACTACCGGTATCGGGTGCACGCTTACAGCGGGTCGGGCTCGTACACGCTGGGCCTGAGCCGCCCATGA